One Sphingomonas endolithica DNA segment encodes these proteins:
- a CDS encoding GNAT family N-acetyltransferase, giving the protein MIETGRLTLRAWRDDDVPSYHAMGSDPAFMRFLGPAMSLADAEAAAARQNAYLGTFGACFWVIEHRTSGAFVGYCGIKPGPAGTPIAGLPEIGWGIAPGHQRRGYAHEGAAACLDWAWTTTDWPSVFAMTVPDNTGSRGLMEKLGMTRLVDGDFDHPALAAGHPLRRHILYQIDRPFL; this is encoded by the coding sequence ATGATCGAGACCGGCCGGCTTACCCTGCGCGCCTGGCGCGACGACGATGTGCCATCCTATCATGCGATGGGTAGCGACCCCGCCTTCATGCGCTTTCTCGGCCCGGCCATGTCACTGGCGGATGCCGAAGCGGCGGCCGCGCGACAGAATGCGTATCTGGGGACGTTCGGTGCCTGTTTCTGGGTCATCGAGCATCGCACGAGCGGGGCGTTCGTCGGCTATTGCGGGATCAAGCCCGGCCCGGCGGGTACGCCGATCGCAGGATTGCCTGAGATCGGCTGGGGGATCGCACCCGGCCATCAGCGCCGCGGCTATGCGCACGAGGGCGCTGCAGCCTGCCTCGACTGGGCCTGGACGACCACCGACTGGCCTAGCGTCTTCGCGATGACCGTGCCCGACAATACGGGCAGCCGGGGATTGATGGAGAAACTCGGCATGACACGGCTTGTCGACGGCGACTTCGATCATCCAGCCCTTGCTGCCGGCCATCCGCTGCGGCGCCACATCCTCTATCAAATCGATCGGCCCTTTTTATGA
- a CDS encoding fused MFS/spermidine synthase, which translates to MIETKRGTSRAPFVAAILAGSFLLFLVQPMVARMALPRLGGAPAVWNSAMLVYQALLLGGYAYAHWLGRLAPRTQGYVHLAVLVLAMYWLPLGLLQMQLPVDAQPAVWVPWLLAASIGPLFFAISAQAPLLQRWFSVSSDGSDPYALYAASNLGSFGGLIAYPLLVEPSLALDGQRLLWSGGYVLVVMLVAVCVFMVPKQAAAEAPTARSSEAPPRSRVLLWIALAFVPSGLMLATSTYITTDIVAMPLLWVMPLGLYLLSFTVAFAANRALADILTRIAPVTILLFGGVMIGGYQEKPYQNAGLALVLLFMASVALHTAMYRLRPAADRLTGFYLAMSVGGALGGVFAALVSPLVFDWTYEYPLLILASGALVPQGFLIDPIRRLWAGTAQRQRIMTLVIALVMALLLAFVMHRAAVSSEDAMPAPGFVFLAIVVAGLLVMGQRAAFVVVLAGALMLFGGYRSLQISFQPDARVRSYFGVYTVNSDRKVRQLAHGTTVHGTQLIGSEARERTPTTYYVHGSGVGQAMLALPELYGPTARVGVVGLGSGTLACYARPDQYWRFYEIDPAMVRIARDTGQFTFLKHCLPDPRIVIGDARLNLQATRAASLDLLTLDAFSSDSVPMHLMTQEAFATYARVLAPRGVLLVHISNRFLDLEPVVSSAAVAGGWSAAKLVYIPDAGGRALAETASVWLALSRDPETIAVLRRRSAHWEPVPRYPHFTPWSDDYSTILPLMKAFQ; encoded by the coding sequence ATGATCGAAACCAAGCGTGGCACCAGCCGCGCCCCGTTCGTCGCCGCGATCCTGGCGGGATCGTTCCTGCTGTTCCTCGTCCAGCCGATGGTCGCGCGCATGGCGCTGCCCCGTCTCGGCGGCGCGCCGGCGGTGTGGAACTCGGCGATGCTCGTCTACCAGGCCTTGCTGCTCGGCGGCTACGCATACGCCCACTGGCTGGGGCGTCTCGCGCCCCGCACCCAGGGCTATGTCCATCTCGCCGTGCTCGTGCTGGCAATGTACTGGCTGCCGCTCGGGTTGCTCCAGATGCAGCTGCCGGTCGATGCGCAGCCGGCCGTGTGGGTGCCGTGGCTGCTCGCCGCATCGATCGGGCCATTATTCTTCGCCATCTCGGCCCAGGCGCCGTTGCTGCAGCGCTGGTTTAGCGTCTCGAGCGATGGCAGCGATCCGTACGCCTTATACGCCGCGTCCAATCTCGGCAGTTTCGGCGGGCTGATTGCCTATCCGCTGTTGGTCGAGCCCAGCTTGGCGCTCGACGGCCAGCGGCTGCTGTGGAGCGGTGGCTATGTGCTGGTCGTGATGCTGGTGGCGGTCTGCGTGTTCATGGTGCCCAAGCAAGCGGCCGCGGAGGCCCCCACGGCCCGGTCCAGCGAGGCGCCGCCGCGGTCGCGCGTGCTGTTGTGGATCGCGCTGGCCTTCGTGCCCTCGGGGCTGATGCTGGCCACCTCGACCTATATCACCACGGATATCGTCGCGATGCCGCTGCTATGGGTGATGCCACTCGGCCTCTACCTGCTCAGCTTCACTGTCGCCTTTGCCGCCAATCGCGCCCTGGCCGACATCCTGACGCGCATCGCGCCGGTGACGATCCTGCTGTTCGGCGGCGTGATGATCGGCGGATACCAGGAGAAGCCGTATCAGAATGCCGGCTTGGCCCTGGTCCTGTTGTTCATGGCCTCGGTCGCGCTGCACACCGCGATGTACCGGCTGCGGCCGGCGGCTGACCGACTGACCGGTTTCTACCTCGCCATGTCGGTTGGCGGTGCGCTGGGTGGCGTTTTCGCCGCCCTGGTCTCCCCTTTGGTGTTCGACTGGACCTATGAATATCCCCTGCTGATCCTGGCATCCGGCGCGCTGGTGCCCCAGGGCTTCCTGATCGATCCCATCCGACGCTTGTGGGCCGGAACCGCACAGCGCCAGCGGATCATGACATTGGTCATCGCGCTCGTCATGGCACTGCTTCTGGCGTTCGTGATGCATCGCGCCGCAGTGTCGAGCGAGGATGCCATGCCGGCGCCCGGTTTCGTGTTCCTGGCGATCGTCGTGGCCGGGCTGCTGGTGATGGGCCAGCGCGCCGCGTTCGTGGTCGTGCTGGCGGGGGCGCTGATGCTGTTCGGCGGGTATCGCTCGCTCCAGATCTCGTTCCAGCCCGATGCACGCGTGCGCAGCTATTTCGGCGTCTATACCGTCAATAGCGACCGCAAGGTGCGGCAACTTGCGCACGGCACAACGGTTCATGGGACGCAGCTAATCGGCAGCGAGGCGCGCGAGCGTACGCCGACGACGTATTACGTGCACGGTTCAGGCGTGGGGCAGGCGATGCTCGCACTGCCCGAACTATACGGGCCGACCGCCCGGGTCGGGGTGGTCGGGCTCGGCTCGGGTACGCTTGCCTGCTATGCGCGGCCGGACCAGTATTGGCGCTTCTACGAAATCGATCCGGCCATGGTGCGGATCGCGCGTGATACCGGTCAGTTCACCTTCCTCAAGCACTGCCTGCCCGATCCCAGGATCGTGATCGGCGACGCACGGCTCAACCTGCAGGCGACGCGCGCGGCATCGCTCGATCTGCTGACGCTGGATGCCTTTTCGTCGGATTCGGTGCCGATGCACCTCATGACCCAGGAGGCGTTCGCCACCTATGCCCGCGTGCTCGCGCCGCGCGGTGTGTTGCTGGTTCACATCTCGAACCGGTTCCTCGATCTCGAACCGGTGGTGTCGTCCGCCGCGGTCGCAGGCGGGTGGAGCGCGGCCAAGCTGGTCTACATTCCCGACGCGGGCGGGAGGGCTCTGGCGGAGACGGCGTCGGTGTGGCTGGCGCTGTCGCGCGACCCGGAGACGATCGCAGTGCTGAGACGCCGCAGCGCGCATTGGGAGCCGGTGCCGCGCTATCCGCATTTCACGCCGTGGAGCGACGATTATTCTACCATCCTGCCGCTGATGAAGGCGTTCCAGTAG
- a CDS encoding barstar family protein, translating to MTKMLTIIGTHIHDIPSFYDEINRVFMSGEGWTLGESLDAFDDMLRGGYGAISGGEPIRLVWQDIDQSRARLGVEVTRTFLQGKLDRPELYNAKLAAGQLEALDEGRGKTYFEIVVAIIAEHPNIELVAA from the coding sequence ATGACGAAGATGCTGACCATCATCGGCACCCATATTCATGATATCCCGTCTTTCTATGACGAGATCAACCGAGTTTTCATGTCCGGCGAGGGCTGGACACTCGGCGAAAGTCTCGACGCATTCGATGACATGCTGCGCGGCGGCTACGGAGCGATCAGCGGAGGCGAACCGATCAGGCTGGTTTGGCAGGACATCGATCAAAGCCGGGCGAGACTCGGTGTCGAGGTTACGCGCACCTTCCTCCAGGGGAAATTAGACCGACCGGAATTGTACAACGCCAAACTGGCTGCCGGTCAGCTCGAGGCGCTCGACGAAGGCCGCGGGAAGACCTATTTCGAGATCGTCGTGGCGATCATCGCTGAACACCCGAACATAGAACTCGTCGCTGCCTGA
- a CDS encoding RNA polymerase sigma factor, with protein MNQVSAVTERRAATAQEVELRQALHRFVNGRLRDQALGEDIVQETYLRMYDYRRTRPVADAAAFCFAVARNLVRDHFRGLRTQPAGAELVEDIACPLPRAEEMLDYRQRVEILIRALKVMPPLRREIFLRRRLDGMSGAVVAADLGMTIAAVDKHCTRASADLRHALERRGLPAGGAA; from the coding sequence ATGAACCAGGTCTCAGCGGTCACGGAACGGCGTGCGGCCACTGCGCAGGAAGTCGAACTGCGGCAGGCCTTGCATCGCTTCGTCAACGGACGGTTGCGAGACCAGGCGTTGGGCGAGGATATCGTCCAGGAGACGTATCTCCGGATGTACGATTATCGCCGTACCCGTCCCGTTGCCGACGCGGCCGCCTTCTGCTTCGCCGTTGCACGCAACCTGGTGCGCGACCATTTTCGCGGGCTGCGCACGCAACCGGCGGGGGCCGAACTCGTCGAGGACATAGCGTGCCCGCTGCCGCGCGCGGAAGAGATGCTCGATTATCGGCAGCGGGTCGAGATACTGATCCGCGCGCTCAAGGTCATGCCGCCGCTGCGTCGCGAGATTTTCCTCCGGCGTCGGCTGGACGGGATGTCCGGCGCGGTCGTGGCGGCCGACCTCGGCATGACGATCGCCGCGGTGGACAAGCATTGCACGCGCGCATCAGCCGATCTGCGGCACGCGCTGGAGCGCCGTGGGTTGCCGGCAGGGGGCGCCGCATGA
- a CDS encoding FecR family protein: protein MTRRAAPHKTADAGILDDPALGEALAAVAATGRLSNEALRGMRETRRRVVGTGISAVLVASVGLGFWQGRVLQPAAAIVQHIETQRGEQRAVNLADGSRVDLDGATSLDVRINDGARVVDLRRGAAYFDVAHDRDRPFVVRAGASSTNVLGTAFSIDIGARAVKLSVYRGRVRFGDKASGSRGVDVPAGWRSSFVQGAVAAPTRFDATQQDRRQSWVDTDDMLLGELVEQLNRRRGPLIEPPPPHLASLPLSGRFKLDDAADLLEAIGEVYGFDVIGDGGSLRLVAAGKGDAKLPSK, encoded by the coding sequence ATGACACGCCGCGCCGCGCCGCACAAAACGGCAGATGCCGGGATTCTGGATGACCCCGCCCTCGGTGAGGCGCTCGCAGCCGTAGCGGCGACAGGCCGCCTCTCGAATGAAGCGCTACGCGGGATGCGCGAGACGCGCCGACGCGTCGTCGGTACCGGGATCAGTGCCGTGCTGGTGGCATCGGTGGGCCTCGGGTTCTGGCAGGGGCGGGTGCTTCAACCTGCAGCCGCCATCGTCCAGCATATCGAGACACAAAGGGGCGAACAACGCGCGGTCAACCTCGCCGACGGCTCGCGCGTGGACCTCGACGGCGCGACCAGCCTCGACGTCCGCATCAACGACGGGGCGCGTGTGGTCGATCTGCGCCGTGGCGCGGCGTATTTCGATGTCGCGCATGACCGTGATCGGCCCTTCGTCGTGCGGGCAGGCGCGTCGAGTACGAACGTGCTCGGCACTGCCTTCTCGATCGACATCGGCGCGCGCGCCGTGAAACTTTCCGTCTATCGTGGCCGGGTTCGGTTTGGGGACAAGGCAAGCGGCAGTCGCGGCGTCGACGTACCAGCCGGCTGGCGTTCGAGCTTCGTACAGGGCGCGGTCGCCGCACCAACGCGCTTCGATGCAACGCAGCAGGACCGGCGGCAGTCCTGGGTCGATACCGACGACATGCTGCTCGGCGAGCTGGTCGAGCAGCTCAACCGCCGGCGCGGGCCGCTGATTGAACCGCCACCGCCGCATCTTGCCAGCCTGCCACTGTCGGGCCGTTTCAAGCTCGACGATGCTGCTGACCTGCTCGAGGCCATCGGTGAGGTCTATGGCTTCGACGTCATCGGGGACGGCGGCAGTTTGCGCCTGGTCGCAGCGGGCAAGGGTGACGCGAAACTGCCTTCTAAATGA
- a CDS encoding TonB-dependent receptor: MTYLKGVSFLSLAVALAMPVAAQARPEPVAGSAMRFDIAASDLRAALSQFSRVSGMQVVAAPAVVAGRRTGGVRGAFTSREALNQLLRGTDLVVAVRGSMAVLKRAPKPLAARPIAKPAALAAAPVQDGSYGGNVNAEEAGSEIVVTGYRQSIAEALQLKRGAVGAQDNIVATDIAAFPDLNLAESLQRIPGITITRDTGEGRQIALRGLGADFTRTQLNGMEVLGNTASGMDNRGNVSRSRSFDYSLFASELFSRVAVQKSYSAEQDEGGIAGTVQLTTAKPFDYTGSKFVVSAKGQTNTNTNGVTPRLVGLASGRWGDLGVLVSAAYSNIRSNEYGYRNWGWGLTKYNAANIGPEIDAATRTKLLGGVWQSTAQSPSSWYTDRKRLGVTSALQYHPGDNFKLDVDLLYGRLWDRRDDYALATAGANPLTGTSIGGTQIIRSAVIDDSNTLRAASFTGIDLRSEHHIVKNHTDFYQAVANASWDVSDRLTIHALGGFEESDFAQPVFDKVFMEAKNTAFSYDVRPTIPVNSYGINLTDPNNWALQRLDVQENEVTSRYKNGKLDAAYRLDDALTFKIGGEYKAFVNSGYTSANKVFHNVPTVTPIPNDLKHTVPVDTLLQYIVGNVDGTYALIGDKRNLTAANLQAGSDYRVDEDTWAGFAQLDLDTQVAGMRLRANAGLRYYSTDLTSSGNLATGAGFVPVVIETNSKGWLPAANVALDVAEDVVVRLSASRNVNRPGLGDLAAAGSITTRPNGGSLTLGNPFLKPYKATSVEGSVEWYMGRHGFASIGAFYKSMDSFITSSSKQIPYGESGLPLSLLIQGQDANTPYDVSQPINGPGADIKGVEVAFQHDFTFLPGALKNLGVTANGTWFEGKRTAFYTTGGVTSSRVLPLDNLSKWAFNATLYYENPVWGARVSDAYRSRYLTGAGNALANSGGGIKATNNVDFQAHFNLRPGIRLIAEGINLTNEPIQQFANMDAMRPEVYTTSGRTFTFGFSAEF; the protein is encoded by the coding sequence ATGACGTATCTTAAGGGGGTTTCGTTTCTGTCGCTGGCGGTCGCGCTGGCAATGCCGGTCGCTGCCCAGGCCCGACCCGAGCCTGTCGCCGGAAGTGCGATGCGCTTCGACATCGCGGCATCGGATCTGCGCGCAGCATTGTCGCAATTTTCGCGCGTCAGCGGAATGCAGGTGGTCGCCGCGCCGGCAGTGGTGGCCGGGCGGCGGACTGGCGGGGTGCGGGGCGCCTTCACCTCCCGCGAGGCGCTCAACCAGCTGCTGCGCGGCACCGATCTGGTGGTCGCAGTGCGGGGCAGCATGGCGGTGTTGAAACGCGCGCCCAAGCCGTTGGCTGCGCGTCCGATCGCGAAGCCAGCGGCGCTGGCGGCTGCGCCGGTGCAGGACGGGTCCTATGGGGGCAATGTCAATGCGGAAGAGGCCGGATCCGAGATCGTCGTCACCGGCTATCGTCAGAGCATCGCCGAGGCGCTGCAGCTCAAGCGCGGCGCGGTCGGCGCGCAGGATAATATCGTCGCCACCGATATCGCCGCCTTTCCGGATCTGAACCTGGCGGAATCGCTGCAGCGTATCCCCGGCATCACCATCACGCGCGACACCGGCGAGGGCCGCCAGATCGCGTTGCGCGGGCTCGGCGCCGATTTCACCCGCACGCAGCTGAACGGCATGGAAGTGCTGGGCAACACGGCATCGGGCATGGACAATCGCGGCAACGTCTCGCGCTCGCGCTCGTTCGACTATAGCCTGTTCGCGTCGGAATTGTTCAGCCGCGTCGCGGTGCAGAAATCCTATTCTGCCGAGCAGGACGAGGGCGGCATCGCCGGCACGGTGCAGCTCACCACCGCCAAGCCGTTCGATTATACGGGCAGCAAGTTCGTCGTCTCCGCCAAGGGGCAGACCAACACCAACACCAATGGCGTAACACCGCGGCTGGTCGGTCTGGCATCGGGCCGTTGGGGCGATCTCGGCGTTTTGGTCTCCGCCGCCTACAGCAACATCCGCAGCAACGAATATGGCTATCGCAACTGGGGCTGGGGACTGACCAAGTATAACGCCGCCAATATCGGCCCCGAGATCGATGCCGCGACGCGCACGAAGCTGCTCGGCGGCGTGTGGCAATCGACCGCCCAGTCGCCGTCGAGCTGGTATACCGATCGCAAGCGGCTCGGCGTCACCTCGGCGCTGCAATATCATCCGGGCGACAATTTCAAGCTCGACGTCGATCTGCTCTACGGCCGGCTGTGGGACAGGCGCGACGATTATGCACTCGCCACTGCGGGCGCCAATCCGCTCACCGGCACCTCGATCGGCGGCACGCAGATCATCCGCAGCGCGGTGATCGACGACAGCAACACGTTGCGCGCGGCGAGCTTCACCGGCATCGACCTGCGGTCGGAACATCACATCGTCAAGAACCACACCGACTTCTACCAGGCAGTCGCCAATGCCAGTTGGGACGTCAGCGATCGCCTGACGATCCACGCGCTCGGCGGCTTCGAGGAATCGGACTTCGCGCAGCCGGTGTTCGACAAGGTGTTCATGGAGGCCAAGAACACGGCGTTCAGCTACGACGTCCGCCCGACCATTCCGGTCAACAGCTACGGCATCAACCTGACGGACCCCAACAATTGGGCGCTGCAGCGGCTGGACGTGCAGGAGAACGAAGTCACCAGTCGCTACAAGAATGGCAAGCTCGACGCTGCCTATCGCCTCGACGACGCGCTGACGTTCAAGATCGGCGGCGAATACAAGGCGTTCGTCAACAGCGGCTATACCTCGGCGAACAAGGTGTTCCACAATGTGCCCACGGTCACGCCGATCCCCAACGATCTCAAGCATACCGTGCCGGTCGACACGCTACTCCAATATATCGTGGGCAATGTCGACGGCACCTATGCGCTGATCGGCGACAAGCGTAATCTGACCGCGGCCAATCTGCAGGCCGGCAGCGATTATCGCGTGGACGAAGATACCTGGGCCGGCTTCGCGCAGCTCGATCTCGACACGCAGGTGGCCGGTATGCGGCTGCGCGCCAATGCCGGCCTGCGCTATTATTCCACCGACCTGACCTCATCGGGCAACCTTGCGACCGGCGCCGGCTTCGTACCGGTGGTGATCGAGACCAACAGCAAGGGTTGGCTGCCCGCAGCCAATGTCGCGCTCGACGTGGCCGAGGACGTGGTGGTGCGCCTCAGCGCCAGCCGCAACGTCAACCGTCCGGGCTTGGGCGATCTCGCCGCGGCGGGATCGATCACCACCCGGCCCAATGGCGGCTCGCTGACCCTCGGCAACCCATTCCTCAAGCCTTATAAGGCAACATCGGTCGAAGGGTCGGTCGAGTGGTATATGGGCCGGCACGGCTTCGCCTCGATCGGCGCGTTCTACAAGAGCATGGATAGCTTCATCACCTCCTCGTCGAAGCAGATCCCTTATGGCGAGAGCGGCCTGCCGCTGTCGCTGCTGATCCAGGGGCAGGACGCCAATACGCCATATGACGTGAGCCAGCCGATCAATGGGCCGGGCGCCGACATCAAGGGCGTCGAGGTAGCGTTTCAGCACGATTTCACGTTCCTGCCCGGCGCGCTCAAGAATCTCGGCGTCACTGCCAATGGCACGTGGTTCGAAGGGAAACGTACCGCGTTCTACACCACCGGCGGGGTGACCAGCTCGCGCGTGCTGCCGCTCGACAATCTCTCGAAATGGGCGTTCAACGCGACGCTGTATTACGAGAATCCGGTATGGGGCGCGCGCGTCTCCGATGCGTATCGCAGTCGCTACCTGACCGGGGCGGGCAATGCGCTGGCCAATTCGGGTGGCGGCATCAAGGCGACCAACAATGTCGACTTCCAGGCGCATTTCAACCTGCGCCCCGGCATCCGCCTGATCGCCGAGGGCATCAACCTGACGAACGAGCCGATCCAGCAGTTCGCCAACATGGATGCCATGCGCCCCGAGGTCTATACCACCAGCGGCCGCACCTTCACGTTCGGCTTCAGCGCGGAATTCTGA
- a CDS encoding phosphatidylinositol-specific phospholipase C1-like protein, with protein sequence MRTALGSVAFLLAAPAAAQEQPPPRINDIAVIGTHNSYKLAMPTETMAKLRATNPQMADALDYAHRPLAEQLDAGARQLELDVNYDPAGGHYARGSSDPKLRRRGFKVLHIPGIDNGSSCVLLTECLQAIRAWSDAHPRHVPILLMFNAKDEQNAARGGIDALPFDAAAYDALDAEIRSVLKPDKLITPDDVQGKFPTLRDAVLAGNWPLLEASRGKILFALDEPPAKVAVYRGARKSLEGRVFFINTDEQSPAAAYLTLNDPIGDAERIRRDVTAGYLVRTRADANTSEARANDTRPRDAALAGGAQFVSTDYLWADPRFAGGYRVQSPGGLVARCNPVRRPAGCGNLEAGK encoded by the coding sequence ATGCGTACCGCCCTCGGCAGCGTCGCGTTTCTACTCGCCGCGCCGGCCGCCGCCCAGGAGCAGCCACCTCCACGCATCAACGACATTGCCGTGATCGGCACTCATAACAGCTACAAGCTGGCCATGCCGACGGAGACAATGGCGAAGCTGCGTGCGACCAATCCGCAGATGGCGGATGCGCTCGACTATGCGCACCGCCCGCTCGCCGAGCAACTCGATGCCGGCGCCAGGCAATTGGAGCTCGATGTAAACTATGATCCTGCGGGCGGCCATTATGCGCGTGGATCGAGCGATCCCAAACTGCGCCGGCGCGGCTTCAAGGTGCTGCACATTCCAGGCATCGACAACGGGTCGAGCTGCGTCCTGTTGACCGAGTGCCTGCAGGCGATCCGCGCGTGGTCCGATGCCCATCCGCGCCACGTGCCGATCCTGCTGATGTTCAATGCCAAGGACGAACAGAATGCCGCGCGGGGCGGCATCGACGCGCTGCCGTTCGACGCGGCTGCCTATGATGCGCTCGACGCCGAGATACGGTCGGTGCTGAAGCCGGACAAGCTGATCACGCCCGACGATGTCCAGGGCAAGTTTCCGACGCTGCGTGATGCGGTGCTGGCCGGTAATTGGCCGCTGCTAGAAGCGTCGCGCGGCAAAATCCTGTTCGCGCTCGACGAGCCGCCGGCCAAGGTCGCGGTTTATCGCGGTGCGCGCAAATCGCTGGAGGGACGGGTGTTCTTCATCAACACGGACGAGCAATCGCCAGCCGCCGCCTATCTGACGCTCAACGATCCGATCGGCGATGCCGAACGAATCCGCCGCGACGTGACGGCAGGGTATCTCGTCCGCACCCGCGCCGACGCGAACACGAGCGAGGCGCGCGCCAACGACACGCGGCCACGCGACGCAGCGCTGGCGGGCGGTGCGCAATTCGTGTCAACCGACTATCTCTGGGCCGATCCACGGTTCGCTGGCGGCTATCGCGTGCAGTCTCCCGGAGGCCTTGTGGCGCGCTGCAATCCCGTCCGGCGACCGGCCGGCTGTGGCAATCTGGAGGCCGGCAAGTGA
- a CDS encoding acid phosphatase, translated as MKAAVLSLVALLLAAADQPLPGYLDGKPVPDLLQVLPAPPRVGSPRAADDLATSRATRALQGSDRWRLASDDVTDDRFTVFSCALGMKLDARSAPKLATLFARMNDGGMVGGAKSGFAVRRPYLDQPGAICEAKTDHLARNGDYPSGHTSTGWSTALVLAELVPERATAILRRGRIYGESRFICGSHSRSAVEAGFLAGSSLVAAWHSTPEFRADAGAARAELAALRGVASSPNPDRCSREAKAD; from the coding sequence GTGAAGGCGGCTGTGCTCTCGCTTGTGGCGCTGCTGCTGGCAGCGGCGGACCAGCCCCTGCCGGGTTATCTCGACGGCAAGCCGGTCCCGGACCTCCTGCAGGTGCTCCCGGCCCCGCCGCGTGTCGGATCACCGCGCGCCGCCGACGATCTGGCGACCTCTCGCGCAACGCGCGCGCTGCAGGGAAGCGACCGCTGGCGGCTGGCGAGCGACGACGTCACCGATGACCGCTTCACGGTCTTTTCCTGTGCGCTGGGGATGAAGCTCGACGCCAGGAGCGCGCCCAAACTCGCAACGCTGTTTGCGCGCATGAATGATGGTGGCATGGTCGGCGGCGCAAAGAGCGGCTTTGCGGTGAGACGTCCCTATCTCGACCAGCCCGGCGCGATCTGCGAGGCAAAGACCGACCATCTGGCGCGCAATGGCGATTATCCCTCTGGCCACACCTCGACCGGCTGGTCGACGGCTCTCGTGCTTGCCGAACTCGTGCCCGAACGTGCAACCGCAATCCTGCGGCGCGGTCGGATCTATGGCGAAAGCCGTTTCATTTGTGGATCGCATAGCCGCAGCGCGGTGGAGGCGGGATTTTTAGCGGGTAGCTCATTGGTCGCCGCCTGGCATAGCACGCCGGAATTTCGCGCCGACGCGGGTGCCGCGCGCGCGGAGCTAGCGGCGCTGCGGGGCGTCGCATCGTCTCCGAACCCAGATCGCTGCTCTCGCGAGGCAAAGGCGGACTGA
- a CDS encoding alpha/beta hydrolase family protein, whose amino-acid sequence MSVKKPIRQKVLAMRSIAPQIANAEQRSTCRDSQLLPACQQRSEIRPMNNLIDKARHLPINAAVATISISPVTLPMPGRDQPLELRITAPATGRDLPLILLSHGHGPSLYIASKDGYGPLANFLAEHGFVVIQPTHANSKVGGLAPDGHGGPLFWQERVEELTCIVDQLQAIDATVPVLTGRMDRERIAAVGHSLGSHTVSLLLGARLTSPDEPAAGRDMREPRIKAGVLLAGLGRGEDLDGPMGLRYPALSLGFSPMTTKSLVVFGDEDVSPHLTTRGADWHADPFHAPGADSLLTLFGAKHGLGGIAGYDAKETDDEDPDRLGTTQRMTWAYLRSALYPGDPAWQNACLALKDEAAELGKVDHK is encoded by the coding sequence ATGTCCGTCAAAAAACCCATCCGTCAGAAAGTACTTGCCATGCGGAGCATTGCTCCGCAGATAGCAAATGCGGAGCAACGCTCCACTTGCCGTGATAGCCAACTCCTGCCGGCTTGCCAACAACGAAGCGAGATTCGACCCATGAACAACCTTATCGACAAGGCGCGGCATCTCCCCATCAACGCAGCGGTCGCCACGATTTCGATCAGTCCGGTGACGCTGCCGATGCCCGGGCGGGACCAGCCACTCGAGCTCCGGATCACCGCGCCGGCGACCGGTCGTGACCTTCCCCTCATCCTGCTGTCGCACGGCCATGGTCCGTCGCTCTACATCGCGTCGAAGGACGGTTATGGCCCGCTCGCGAACTTCCTGGCAGAGCATGGCTTCGTCGTCATCCAGCCGACCCACGCCAATTCTAAGGTCGGCGGCCTTGCCCCTGACGGTCATGGCGGCCCTCTTTTCTGGCAGGAACGCGTCGAGGAACTGACCTGCATCGTCGATCAGCTGCAAGCCATCGACGCGACAGTGCCGGTGCTCACTGGCCGAATGGATCGCGAGCGGATTGCCGCTGTCGGTCACTCGCTGGGCAGCCACACTGTCAGCCTGCTGCTCGGGGCGAGATTGACCTCCCCCGACGAACCGGCTGCCGGGCGCGACATGCGGGAGCCCCGCATCAAGGCCGGCGTGTTGCTCGCCGGGCTGGGCCGCGGGGAGGATCTCGATGGACCCATGGGGCTGCGCTATCCCGCACTGAGCCTCGGCTTTTCACCCATGACGACCAAGTCCCTCGTCGTGTTCGGCGACGAAGACGTCAGCCCGCACCTGACGACCCGCGGCGCCGACTGGCATGCCGATCCTTTTCATGCTCCCGGCGCCGACAGCCTGCTTACCTTGTTCGGGGCCAAGCACGGGCTGGGCGGTATTGCCGGCTATGATGCCAAAGAGACGGACGATGAAGATCCTGATCGTCTCGGCACGACGCAACGCATGACGTGGGCATATCTGCGTTCTGCTTTATACCCCGGCGACCCCGCTTGGCAGAACGCATGTCTAGCCCTGAAGGATGAGGCGGCCGAGCTCGGCAAAGTGGATCACAAGTGA